A stretch of the Macaca mulatta isolate MMU2019108-1 chromosome 14, T2T-MMU8v2.0, whole genome shotgun sequence genome encodes the following:
- the LOC114672191 gene encoding uncharacterized protein LOC114672191, with amino-acid sequence MGQEIEGKEKVRDALLVRPLMAPDPSTQHAKVTCGAPAASRRHSVPDGIDTQSSPNRDNTPGLKAAPCPAMKHKQATWREKTARVRVSRSHWQQELRVLEFPDNKPAVLAMFLETKDAQTKSHLDKRLHGH; translated from the exons ATGGGGCAGGAAatagaagggaaggagaaggtcAGAGACGCTTTGCTTGTGAGGCCCTTAATGGCCCCAGACCCAAGTACTCAGCACGCCAAGGTCACATGTGGAGCCCCAGCAGCAAGCAGGAGGCACTCG GTGCCTGACGGAATCGACACGCAATCCTCCCCCAACAGAGACAACACCCCAGGCCTGAAAGCAGCTCCGTGTCCAGCCATGAAACATAAACAGGCAACATGGAGGGAGAAGACAGCGAGGGTGAGGGTCAGCAGGAGCCACTGGCAGCAGGAACTCCGGGTGCTGGAATTCCCAGACAATAAACCAGCTGTGCTCGCTATGTTTTTGGAAACAAAAG ACGCCCAGACGAAGTCGCACCTCGACAAGCGTCTCCATGGCCACTGA